One Haliaeetus albicilla chromosome 11, bHalAlb1.1, whole genome shotgun sequence genomic window carries:
- the LBX1 gene encoding transcription factor LBX1 — translation MGLRTCKSLHWTERERERERERERGRKVSLKIIDYLPINNNLLAIVNYPVSSRLFPPGPRSRCEGCSPPLRSRLFFFFSFFLLFFKLFGGGIRSWGGAGKVLRFGVFLKIAAGKRKREERASERRVRREREGGGGKSPTQNPGTRGAAGPPLGEGPTAAPLPAAARRPARPARPARPARRQTWLSPGGPGAPPPELEVGFNFCSLSPPQSPRGPAGGFSPRQRIPVAGGEGSPARPGPTMTSKEEPKPSSGEERRRSPLDHLPPPANSNKPLTPFSIEDILNKPSVRRSYTLCGTAHLLSAAEKHPPAGLPLSGRALLSQTSPLCALEELASKTFKGLEVSVLQAAEGRDGMTIFGQRQTPKKRRKSRTAFTNHQIYELEKRFLYQKYLSPADRDQIAQQLGLTNAQVITWFQNRRAKLKRDLEEMKADVESAKKLGPNPAVDIVALAELEPSAEGRGKARSGSPPPPPSAAREPGAPPPPRPASPPTERPRSRRDSEEEEEEEEEDVEIDVDD, via the exons ATGGGTCTCCGAACTTGCAAAAGCCTGCATtggacagagagagagagagagcgcgagagagagagagagagagggcgAAAAGTGTCATTGAAGATAATTGATTACCTCCCAATCAACAATAACTTGTTAGCAATAGTCAATTACCCCGTCTCTTCTCGCCTCTTTCCCCCTGGTCCGAGGTCTCGGTGCGAGGGCTGCTCTCCCCCTCTCCGaagtcgtctttttttttttttttcttttttccttcttttttttaaattatttggggggggtattcgctcttgggggggggcagggaaagTGCTGCGATTTGGGGTGTTTCTTAAAATAgcagctgggaagaggaagagagaggagagagcgagcgagcggagagtgaggagagagagagagggagggggggggaaatccccGACCCAAAACCCTGGGACAAGAGGTGCGGCAGGACCACCTCTCGGCGAGGGACCGACGGCAGCTCCGCTCCCGGCCGCAGCccgccgccctgcccgccctgcccgccctgcccgccctgcccgccgccaGACGTGGCTCTCCCCGGGAGGACCCGGGGCTCCTCCGCCGGAGTTGGAGGTGGGCTTCAACTTTTGCTCGCTGTCTCCGCCGCAGTCACCCCGCGGTCCCGCCGGGGGCTTCTCCCCGCGGCAGCGCATCCCCGTCGCGGGTGGGGAAGGCAGCCCCGCGCGGCCGGGCCCCACCATGACTTCCAAAGAAGAACCCAAGCCTTCCTCGGGGGAAGAACGGCGGCGGAGCCCCTTGGATCACCTCCCACCGCCGGCCAACTCCAACAAGCCCCTCACCCCCTTCAGCATCGAGGACATCCTCAACAAGCCCTCGGTGCGGAGGAGTTACACCCTCTGCGGAACGGCCCACCTCCTCTCCGCCGCCGAGAAGCACCCCCCGGCCGGGCTGCCCCTCTCCGGCCGGGCGCTGCTCTCCCAAACCTCGCCCCTCTGCGCCCTGGAAGAACTGGCCAGCAAGACCTTCAAGGGGCTAGAAGTCAGCGTGCTGCAGGCGGCCGAAG GCAGGGACGGGATGACGATCTTCGGTCAGCGGCAAACGCCGAAGAAGCGTCGAAAGTCGCGGACGGCCTTCACCAACCACCAGATCTACGAGCTGGAGAAGCGGTTCCTCTACCAAAAATACCTGTCACCGGCGGACCGGGACCAGATCGCCCAGCAGCTGGGGCTCACCAATGCCCAGGTCATCACCTGGTTCCAGAACCGCCGCGCCAAGCTCAAGCGAGACCTGGAGGAGATGAAGGCCGACGTGGAATCGGCCAAAAAGCTGGGCCCCAACCCCGCCGTGGACATCGTGGCCTTGGCCGAGCTGGAGCCCAGCGCCGAGGGAAGGGGCAAGGCGCGGTCCGgttccccgccgccgcccccctccgccgcccggGAGCccggcgccccgccgccgccccgccccgcctcgcccCCCACGGAGCggccccgcagccgccgggacagcgaggaggaggaggaggaggaggaggaggacgtgGAGATCGACGTGGATGACTGA